A DNA window from Drosophila pseudoobscura strain MV-25-SWS-2005 chromosome 2, UCI_Dpse_MV25, whole genome shotgun sequence contains the following coding sequences:
- the Pos gene encoding CCR4-NOT transcription complex subunit 9 has protein sequence MSDSNVNIGELAEAEYICGWILDLCSKEDRPLAMLELCERRRVIVNLGPMLWQSFGAVAGLLQEVIDVYPAVSTNSLDDQQSQRVFAALSLFLSMAKHPDTGVLLMRTHLFYYLMPLLRLTQKTRPIENVRLSVLIIICGLLKKNTSEIICYTMAAEMIPQLLHQMEHGSNISKTLSSFILYRILDNAVGLKFATRRLSRRTHLIHTLGRVIHQQTLEPDPRILQHVLHIYTRLADNPESLEMIQLHLPMQLRNGFFCMDNVLSYDNVKSDLRILNEKVAIKAIKSQAEESLCSIN, from the exons ATGAGCGATTCAAATGTTAATATCGGGGAATTGGCCGAGGCCGAGTACATCTGTGGATGGATTTTGGACCTGTGCAGCAAGGAGGACCGTCCTTTGGCCATGCTAGAGCTTTGCGAGCGTCGCCGAGTAATCGTAAATCTCGGTCCCATGCTGTGGCAGTCGTTTGGCGCTGTGGCCGGGCTATTGCAGGAGGTGATTGACGTCTATCCGGCGGTGTCGACCAACAGTTTGGACGACCAGCAGTCACAGCGCGTATTCGCGGCCCTCAGCCTCTTCTTGTCCATGGCCAAGCATCCGGATACTGGAGTGCTGCTGATGCGCACCCACCTGTTCTACTATCTGATGCCACTGCTGAGGCTGACCCAGAAAACGCGTCCCATCGAGAACGTGCGACTCTCGGTCCTGATCATCATCTGTGGGCTGCTGAAAAAGAACACATCGGAGATCATCTGCTACACAATGGCCGCCGAGATGATTCCTCAGCTCCTGCACCAGATGGAGCACGGCTCGAACATTAGCAAAACACTCTCTTCGTTTATTCTCTACCGGATCCTGGACAATGCGGTGGGCCTGAAGTTTGCCACCCGTCGTCTGTCCCGTCGAACCCATCTGATCCACACTCTGGGCCGCGTCATCCATCAGCAGACGCTGGAGCCGGATCCTCGTATCCTGCAACATGTCTTGCACATCTACACGCGTCTGGCCGACAATCCCGAGTCCCTCGAGATGATCCAGCTACACTTGCCGATGCAGCTGCGCAATGGCTTCTTTTGCATGGATAATGTGCTCAGCTATGACAACGTCAAGTCCGACCTGCGGATACTCAACGAGAAGGTGGCCATTAAGGCCATTAAGT CGCAAGCAGAAGAATCCCTCTGTTCAATTAATTGA
- the LOC6897357 gene encoding uncharacterized protein, producing the protein MQSIIRFGISQRKYNQEIKNRAIKDTRRDHKPVTVHLPTESAIKMASQLFLVALLGIALVSATPVPQQAASANFSSALTRYIQAFKSIMPCGYAPDIPVLAPIVNPFYAFDFSSNAYSLKGNVSNIRIEGLNNFQILSASDYGTTGEAAYDVIFPKIQVLGSTDVEGSINFAGYDVPIRQRDLINEAFVDLRFVGSYSFANSLTNSSGLRIVDFKLAIYLADIQQDNWNTLWNISSNNLANSWGKKLLYFALQEIQPKITDSLYQNLLVPKINEMLENVSMEELVNYFQSQAQLWENAHCQA; encoded by the coding sequence ATGCAATCAATCATAAGATTTGGAATCTCCCAACGAAAATATAACCAAGAGATAAAAAATCGAGCTATAAAAGACACCCGGCGCGATCATAAACCAGTCACAGTTCATTTACCAACCGAATCAGCAATTAAAATGGCTTCCCAACTCTTCCTTGTGGCCCTCCTGGGCATCGCCCTGGTCAGCGCTACACCAGTCCCCCAACAGGCTGCCAGTGCTAACTTCAGCTCGGCCTTGACCCGGTACATACAGGCCTTCAAGAGCATCATGCCCTGCGGCTACGCCCCCGACATTCCCGTGCTTGCTCCCATTGTCAATCCCTTCTACGCCTTCGACTTCTCCAGCAACGCCTACAGTCTGAAGGGCAATGTGAGCAATATCCGGATTGAGGGCCTCAACAACTTCCAGATACTGAGCGCCAGCGATTATGGCACCACCGGCGAGGCAGCTTACGACGTTATCTTCCCCAAGATCCAGGTGCTGGGATCAACCGATGTCGAGGGTTCCATAAACTTTGCCGGTTACGATGTGCCCATCCGTCAGCGCGATCTTATCAATGAGGCCTTTGTGGATCTGCGCTTTGTGGGAAGCTATTCTTTTGCCAACAGCCTGACCAATTCCTCGGGTCTGCGCATCGTCGACTTCAAACTGGCCATCTACTTGGCCGACATTCAGCAGGACAACTGGAACACGCTGTGGAACATCTCCAGCAACAACCTAGCAAACAGCTGGGGTAAGAAGCTTCTGTACTTCGCCCTGCAGGAGATCCAGCCAAAAATCACCGACTCCTTGTACCAGAACCTGCTCGTCCCGAAAATCAATGAGATGCTCGAAAATGTCAGTATGGAGGAATTGGTTAACTACTTCCAGTCGCAGGCACAGCTCTGGGAGAATGCCCACTGCCAGGCCTAG
- the LOC6897358 gene encoding uncharacterized protein — MASQLFLVALLGIALVSATPVPQQAASAKFSSAMTQYIQAFKSIMPCGYAPDIPVLAPIVNPFYAFDCSSDDYNLKGNVSNIRIEGLNNFQILSASDYGTTGEAAYDVIFPKIQILGSSEIEGFVNIAGVPLPIRQRDLINEAFVDLRFVGSYSFANSLTNSSGLRIVDFKLAIYLADIQLDNWNTLWNISTNNFWNRWSKTLISLGLQEIQPKITDSLYQNLLVPKINEMLANVSMEELVNYFQSQAQLWENAHCQA; from the coding sequence ATGGCTTCCCAACTCTTCCTTGTTGCCCTCCTGGGCATCGCCCTGGTCAGCGCTACACCAGTCCCCCAGCAGGCTGCCAGTGCTAAGTTCAGCTCGGCCATGACCCAGTACATACAGGCCTTCAAGAGTATCATGCCATGCGGCTACGCCCCCGACATTCCCGTGCTTGCTCCCATTGTCAATCCCTTCTACGCCTTCGACTGCTCCAGCGACGACTACAATCTGAAGGGCAATGTGAGCAACATCCGGATCGAGGGCCTCAACAACTTCCAGATCCTGAGCGCCAGCGATTATGGCACCACCGGCGAGGCAGCTTACGACGTTATCTTCCCCAAGATCCAGATTCTGGGCTCTTCCGAGATCGAGGGTTTCGTCAACATTGCCGGAGTCCCTCTGCCCATCCGTCAGCGCGATCTGATCAATGAGGCCTTTGTGGATCTGCGCTTTGTGGGAAGCTACTCTTTTGCCAACAGCCTGACCAATTCCTCGGGTCTGCGCATCGTCGACTTCAAACTGGCCATCTACTTGGCCGACATTCAGCTGGACAACTGGAACACGCTGTGGAACATCTCCACCAACAACTTCTGGAACCGCTGGAGCAAGACTCTCATTTCTCTTGGTCTACAGGAGATCCAGCCAAAGATCACCGACTCCTTGTACCAGAACCTGCTCGTCCCGAAAATCAATGAGATGCTCGCCAACGTCAGTATGGAGGAATTGGTCAACTACTTCCAGTCGCAAGCACAGCTCTGGGAGAATGCCCACTGCCAGGCCTAG